In one window of Bacteriovorax sp. BAL6_X DNA:
- a CDS encoding ABC transporter permease, whose protein sequence is MSANLSSESKSLWGHAWTELKKDKAAVFSMVVIGSYVLLAALTFFGVIAGEWSKEIGASYMPPSADALFGTDIFGRSVVYKTLKGAEMAIGIGFSTAMISTVIGVTLGLMAGYFGGKVDEIIVWFYTSLASIPYIMLLFAVTMVLGKGTSSLFLALGVTSWVGLCRLVRGEVLRHKEREYVQAAAALGAGNMRRMFKHILPNIFHIVIIQFSLRFQQAIKSEVILSYLGLGVQGQPSWGTMIDDSKLELARGVWWQLSAATLAMFVLVLALNLLGDALRDSLDPKLKGKA, encoded by the coding sequence ATGTCAGCAAATTTATCAAGCGAATCAAAATCACTATGGGGACATGCTTGGACTGAGCTTAAAAAAGATAAAGCCGCAGTCTTCAGTATGGTTGTTATTGGATCATATGTATTACTAGCTGCTCTTACTTTTTTTGGAGTCATTGCAGGTGAATGGTCAAAAGAAATTGGTGCATCTTATATGCCACCAAGTGCCGATGCATTATTTGGAACAGACATTTTCGGACGCTCTGTTGTTTATAAAACGCTTAAGGGTGCAGAGATGGCAATTGGGATTGGTTTCTCAACTGCAATGATCTCGACAGTAATTGGTGTTACTCTAGGTCTTATGGCCGGATACTTTGGTGGTAAAGTCGATGAAATCATCGTTTGGTTTTATACTTCACTTGCATCGATTCCATATATCATGCTTCTTTTTGCTGTAACAATGGTACTAGGGAAAGGAACGTCGTCATTATTCTTAGCTCTTGGGGTAACTTCTTGGGTCGGTCTGTGTCGACTTGTGCGAGGTGAAGTTCTTCGTCACAAGGAAAGAGAGTATGTCCAAGCGGCGGCAGCTCTTGGTGCTGGTAATATGAGAAGAATGTTTAAGCATATTCTTCCTAATATCTTTCACATTGTTATCATTCAATTCTCTTTGAGATTTCAACAGGCGATTAAGTCTGAGGTTATCCTTTCTTATTTAGGACTTGGTGTTCAAGGCCAGCCATCTTGGGGAACAATGATTGATGATTCAAAACTTGAACTTGCTCGTGGTGTTTGGTGGCAGCTTTCTGCGGCAACATTAGCAATGTTTGTACTTGTTCTTGCACTAAACCTTCTTGGAGATGCACTTCGTGACTCTCTAGATCCAAAGCTTAAAGGTAAAGCGTAG
- a CDS encoding tetratricopeptide repeat protein codes for MFKIFIKNSLCTVALVTLVGCATTSSVKDDSDSKTNVESQLSNTITDIEKARRAQEFVDQSLSEIVEEAKTKGEVTVNFIASDLFLKAADASLSGDSVSASLILKHVVELKPKDIYLRKKYAVELIKSSQLEDGKKELEYLIKHADKEIKVKAKLLLAGVYGALGSSKKSIQLYRQLVYKTKPILSEACIYLSKAYVDAKKFKKAVGTLSYCSKKDRENRSEYAFHKGKIYFEKSDYKNAKKYFNNSLKLDPTNQQSTILLGMIYEQEGNFESAKILYHKFLKYDSNNYTALGKYVNLLFSDGEYKKVVPYLEKLLALDPENLNLKVRLGVIYTETDRIEDAKGIFKEILSVIPDSDKVLYYLASLYQKSNEGDLAVTYFSRIKEDSSLFHESNIQIANILNTYAQKDRSQEKRFVEFVKERSLTSKELRFELEVILAGYYENRKDLGRAIALMESQVEHDSYTDGHAYYLASLYEKDKAFTKAEKIMLDILKRDPNNSHALNFLGYTYLEQGVHMDKAYAYIKRAVQLNPQDGYIRDSLGWYYYKTGEYQKAYREIKKAFALVSDDVVIAKHLGLIYTSLKKPEKARQYYVEALKNCTKVNEREEILNYIEKLDSVRLPASR; via the coding sequence ATGTTTAAAATTTTCATTAAAAATTCACTCTGCACCGTAGCTTTAGTAACACTTGTTGGTTGTGCGACGACTAGCAGTGTTAAAGATGATTCTGACTCTAAGACTAATGTAGAATCTCAGCTTTCAAATACGATTACTGATATTGAAAAGGCAAGGCGTGCCCAGGAGTTTGTTGATCAATCTCTTTCAGAAATTGTAGAAGAGGCAAAGACAAAGGGTGAGGTGACAGTTAACTTTATTGCTAGTGATCTATTCCTAAAAGCCGCGGATGCCTCGTTAAGTGGTGACTCTGTTTCGGCTTCGCTAATTTTAAAACACGTTGTTGAGCTAAAGCCTAAAGATATTTACCTTAGAAAAAAGTATGCAGTAGAGTTAATCAAATCGAGCCAACTAGAAGATGGAAAAAAAGAACTAGAGTACCTTATAAAGCACGCAGATAAAGAGATTAAGGTGAAGGCCAAGTTGTTACTTGCTGGTGTATATGGTGCCCTTGGTAGCTCAAAGAAATCAATTCAGTTATATCGTCAACTAGTCTATAAAACGAAACCAATTTTAAGTGAAGCTTGTATTTACTTATCGAAGGCGTATGTTGATGCAAAAAAATTCAAGAAAGCTGTTGGTACATTAAGTTATTGCTCTAAAAAAGACCGTGAAAATCGCAGTGAGTATGCTTTCCATAAAGGTAAGATTTATTTTGAAAAATCTGATTACAAGAATGCGAAGAAGTACTTTAATAACTCACTAAAGCTAGATCCAACAAATCAGCAGAGCACTATTCTTCTTGGTATGATTTACGAGCAAGAAGGAAACTTTGAATCTGCAAAAATCCTTTATCATAAATTTTTAAAGTATGACTCAAATAATTATACAGCTCTTGGGAAGTACGTTAATTTATTATTCTCAGATGGAGAGTATAAAAAAGTTGTTCCATATTTAGAGAAATTACTAGCACTTGATCCTGAAAATCTAAATTTAAAAGTTAGGTTAGGGGTTATTTACACAGAGACTGATAGAATTGAAGATGCAAAGGGTATCTTTAAAGAGATCCTTTCTGTTATACCAGATTCTGATAAGGTTCTGTACTATCTAGCAAGTCTATATCAGAAGTCTAACGAGGGTGACTTAGCTGTAACATATTTTTCACGTATTAAAGAAGACAGTTCACTCTTTCATGAGTCTAATATTCAAATTGCTAATATCTTAAATACCTATGCACAAAAAGACCGATCTCAAGAAAAGCGTTTTGTTGAATTCGTTAAAGAACGCTCGCTAACATCGAAAGAGTTACGCTTTGAGCTAGAGGTGATTCTTGCGGGCTACTACGAAAATAGAAAAGACCTTGGAAGAGCGATAGCTCTAATGGAGTCTCAAGTTGAGCACGATAGCTATACTGATGGACATGCATACTACCTAGCTTCATTATATGAAAAAGATAAAGCCTTCACAAAAGCAGAGAAAATCATGCTTGATATCTTAAAGCGTGATCCTAATAATTCTCATGCACTAAATTTTCTAGGATACACATATTTAGAGCAAGGTGTTCATATGGATAAGGCCTATGCTTATATTAAAAGAGCTGTTCAGCTTAATCCACAAGATGGTTATATCCGAGACTCTTTAGGTTGGTATTATTATAAAACTGGTGAGTATCAAAAAGCATACCGCGAAATTAAGAAGGCCTTTGCCCTTGTTAGTGATGATGTGGTCATTGCAAAGCACCTAGGGCTCATATATACTTCTCTAAAGAAGCCAGAAAAGGCTCGTCAATATTATGTCGAGGCACTTAAAAATTGTACGAAAGTAAACGAACGCGAAGAAATTCTAAATTATATCGAAAAGCTGGATTCTGTGCGCTTGCCGGCATCTCGTTAA
- a CDS encoding ArsA-related P-loop ATPase: protein MKFKDLYIVTGKGGVGKSLTSLALTKSISDLNHNKNVYYFSFEQNEDKELIKSLDINTVELTHLSSVQEYIARKLNSKTIAKWIVSTSFFKALFDMVPSFGQLIFLGHIIDLAKDEENIVIVDAPASGHLLSTIHSPKVFKDIFKIGPIANDIDKMHNFLTNKEHTQCVVVSIPTELAVEEGVELRTELADEYSISTIEILNCDLTLNKFPEDDTPDFIKVKIENQKQLQMKFQVKYDLHFPLIIAQNQEQQVKALSDLLIEKMDIFKTK, encoded by the coding sequence ATGAAGTTTAAAGACTTATATATCGTCACGGGAAAAGGAGGCGTTGGAAAAAGCCTCACTTCCCTGGCGCTTACTAAGTCGATTTCAGACCTCAATCATAATAAGAATGTTTATTATTTCTCGTTTGAACAAAATGAAGATAAAGAACTAATCAAGTCTCTCGATATCAATACAGTTGAACTAACTCATCTAAGCTCTGTACAAGAGTATATTGCTCGAAAACTCAACTCTAAGACAATTGCAAAGTGGATTGTTTCAACTTCTTTCTTTAAGGCCCTCTTTGATATGGTGCCAAGCTTTGGTCAACTCATTTTTCTTGGGCACATTATTGACCTTGCAAAAGATGAAGAGAATATTGTGATAGTAGATGCACCAGCATCTGGACATCTACTTTCTACAATCCACTCACCTAAGGTCTTTAAAGATATTTTTAAAATTGGGCCAATTGCAAACGATATCGATAAGATGCATAACTTCTTAACGAATAAAGAACACACTCAATGTGTAGTGGTTAGTATTCCAACAGAGCTTGCAGTTGAAGAAGGTGTTGAATTAAGAACTGAACTCGCTGATGAATACAGTATTTCAACAATTGAAATACTCAATTGTGACTTAACTTTGAATAAGTTCCCTGAAGATGATACTCCCGACTTTATTAAAGTAAAGATTGAGAATCAAAAGCAATTGCAGATGAAGTTTCAGGTAAAATATGATCTACACTTCCCGCTAATTATTGCTCAGAACCAAGAGCAACAAGTAAAAGCATTAAGTGACCTGCTAATTGAAAAAATGGATATCTTTAAAACAAAATAA
- a CDS encoding DEAD/DEAH box helicase, with protein MNFNEIPLKESLLRALEDRGFATATDIQSNAIPLLIEKDTDFVGQAQTGTGKTAAFSLPLLHRIDGNEKNIQAIILSPTRELANQINEEIKKFSTFESVKTMSVYGGTPIDNQIRNLKKIKPQIVVGTPGRVLDLIDRGVLKLENVKYAVLDEADEMLDMGFLDDVKDILAQAENKKTWMFSATMPPAILDLIKNYLDNPEIVRVQKKTLSNDNITQKFYLVRDQNMREAVCRLLDAVEDYYGIIFTKTKLEASSLCDELNLRGYLADSLHGDMDQKHRDVTMKKFKNKKVKLLVCTDVAARGIDVDHLTHVFNYGLPQDLESYVHRIGRTGRAGQKGLALSVVSPSEIRKISALERLTKAKIERERIPTVDTLKGAMVRRKLNHFDEIFEELEGDDNLDESFNIFAENFDHLEKEQVLRAMYMSLFSDNLKRFEMNPIIDMEPRQRGERGARGEVRADNRGNIRCFVNYGRDDGAQIKSFLDAIAGELNIDQRKIRNVQLKDKFSFIDIPIESGKLLINGEEQVFIGNKKLRFEATKERSRDGGRDGSRGGRFGRGGDRGGRGGDRGGRGGFGNRRNSGRSNGNRGNSRNSF; from the coding sequence TTGAATTTTAACGAAATTCCACTTAAGGAATCGCTGCTTCGTGCACTCGAAGATAGAGGGTTCGCAACAGCTACAGATATCCAGTCTAATGCTATTCCATTACTAATTGAAAAAGATACTGACTTTGTTGGTCAGGCCCAAACTGGTACAGGTAAGACTGCGGCTTTCTCTCTTCCACTACTTCATCGTATTGATGGAAATGAGAAAAATATCCAAGCAATAATACTTTCTCCAACGAGAGAGCTTGCCAACCAAATCAATGAAGAAATTAAAAAGTTTTCAACATTTGAATCAGTTAAAACGATGTCAGTTTATGGTGGTACACCAATTGACAATCAAATTAGAAATCTTAAAAAGATTAAACCACAAATTGTTGTAGGTACGCCAGGACGTGTTCTTGACCTTATCGATCGTGGAGTACTTAAGCTTGAAAATGTTAAGTACGCAGTTCTTGATGAAGCAGATGAAATGCTTGATATGGGATTCCTTGATGATGTTAAGGATATTCTTGCTCAAGCTGAAAATAAGAAGACGTGGATGTTCTCTGCAACGATGCCACCAGCAATTCTTGATCTAATCAAAAACTACCTAGATAACCCTGAGATCGTAAGAGTCCAAAAGAAGACTCTTTCAAATGATAATATCACTCAGAAGTTCTACCTAGTACGTGACCAAAACATGAGAGAAGCGGTTTGCCGACTTCTTGATGCTGTTGAAGATTACTACGGGATTATCTTTACAAAGACAAAGCTTGAAGCAAGCTCTCTTTGTGATGAATTAAACCTTAGAGGTTATCTTGCAGATTCTCTTCACGGAGATATGGATCAGAAGCACCGTGATGTAACAATGAAGAAATTCAAGAATAAGAAAGTTAAACTTCTTGTTTGTACAGACGTTGCTGCACGTGGGATTGATGTTGATCACTTAACTCACGTTTTCAACTATGGCCTTCCACAAGATCTTGAGTCTTATGTACACCGTATTGGTCGTACAGGGCGTGCAGGTCAAAAAGGTCTAGCTCTTTCAGTTGTTTCACCAAGTGAAATTAGAAAGATCTCTGCTCTTGAAAGACTAACAAAAGCGAAAATCGAAAGAGAAAGAATTCCAACTGTCGATACTCTTAAAGGTGCAATGGTTCGTCGTAAGCTTAATCACTTTGATGAAATCTTTGAAGAACTTGAAGGTGATGATAACCTTGATGAAAGCTTCAATATTTTCGCTGAAAACTTTGATCATTTAGAAAAAGAACAAGTTCTAAGAGCTATGTACATGTCACTATTTTCTGATAATTTAAAGCGTTTTGAAATGAATCCAATCATTGATATGGAGCCAAGACAAAGAGGTGAGAGAGGAGCTCGTGGTGAAGTTCGAGCTGACAACCGTGGAAATATCCGTTGTTTCGTAAACTACGGACGTGATGACGGTGCTCAAATTAAGTCTTTCTTAGATGCAATTGCAGGAGAGCTTAATATTGACCAGAGGAAGATCCGTAACGTTCAGTTAAAAGATAAATTCTCTTTCATTGATATTCCTATCGAAAGTGGAAAACTACTTATTAACGGTGAAGAGCAAGTATTTATCGGTAATAAAAAGCTAAGATTTGAAGCGACAAAAGAGCGCTCACGTGATGGTGGACGCGATGGTAGTCGTGGTGGACGTTTTGGCCGTGGTGGTGATCGCGGTGGACGCGGTGGTGATCGTGGCGGTCGTGGTGGCTTTGGTAACCGTCGTAACTCAGGACGTTCAAACGGTAATAGAGGAAACTCTCGCAACTCATTCTAA
- a CDS encoding ABC transporter substrate-binding protein — translation MKSRNLVSFLIMGLLTLTVSCTKKVDLSEKVLHLAVTSEVKGMDPIYSNDKYSSNEVGRVYEGLLEYHYLKRPYTLVPNLAESLPEVSEDGLTYTFKIKQGVLFHDDAAFKDGKGRELVAEDFVYSIKRLADPKLQGLGWWLLQDKVVGLDEWREKNSKKDTVDYTEVIEGLKTLDKYTLQFKLKKQFPQFLYSLAMPFTFVVAKEVVDHYGKEFLNHPVGTGPFMLKEFRQSAKKFTYERNPNFRKKLFPTEASDEFKHMLKYAGKPVPFVNKIEVNIIKEDQPRWLNFLKGRVDYIGIPKDNFESAVTPGKGLGDEFAKKGIELSVSPSLDVTYTAFNHDLKLFHNVDLRRALALAYNVKEFNKLFYNDTALPAQSVVPPGIAGNKPDYVNPYRNRDLEKAKALLAKAGYPEGKGLPEITYDCPSSSTSRQIGELFKKQMAEIGVNIKVVQNSWPELQKKITARQVMLYGIAWGADYPDAENFLQLLYGPNRSPGANGSGYDNPKFNELFAKASIMQDSPERTAIYEQLNKLAAEEVPWLYGVHRQSYLIKHSWLKNYITTDFEAGQAQYLDIDLEAKKNMQSKL, via the coding sequence ATGAAATCAAGGAATCTTGTTTCATTTTTAATCATGGGACTATTAACTTTAACAGTTTCATGTACAAAAAAAGTAGATCTTAGTGAAAAAGTTCTACACCTGGCCGTTACTTCAGAAGTGAAGGGAATGGATCCAATTTACTCAAACGACAAGTACTCTTCAAATGAAGTTGGTCGTGTTTACGAAGGTCTACTAGAGTATCATTACTTAAAAAGACCATACACGCTTGTGCCAAATCTTGCAGAATCTCTTCCAGAAGTTTCTGAAGATGGACTAACTTATACTTTCAAAATTAAACAAGGTGTTCTATTTCACGATGATGCTGCTTTTAAAGACGGTAAAGGTCGTGAGTTAGTTGCAGAAGATTTCGTATACTCAATTAAAAGACTTGCTGATCCAAAGCTTCAGGGACTTGGTTGGTGGTTACTTCAAGACAAGGTAGTTGGTCTTGATGAGTGGCGTGAGAAAAATTCTAAAAAAGATACTGTTGATTATACGGAAGTTATTGAAGGTCTAAAGACTCTTGATAAGTATACTCTTCAGTTTAAATTAAAAAAGCAGTTCCCACAATTCCTATACTCTCTTGCTATGCCATTCACATTTGTTGTCGCTAAAGAGGTAGTTGATCACTACGGGAAAGAATTCCTTAATCACCCTGTTGGTACAGGACCGTTTATGCTTAAGGAGTTCCGTCAGTCTGCAAAGAAATTTACTTACGAGAGAAATCCTAACTTTAGAAAGAAACTTTTCCCAACTGAAGCAAGTGATGAATTCAAGCACATGCTTAAGTATGCTGGTAAGCCAGTTCCTTTTGTAAATAAAATCGAAGTTAATATTATTAAAGAAGATCAACCAAGATGGCTAAACTTCCTAAAGGGTAGAGTAGACTATATTGGTATTCCTAAAGATAACTTTGAATCAGCTGTTACACCAGGTAAGGGACTAGGGGATGAGTTTGCTAAGAAAGGAATTGAACTTTCAGTTTCACCATCTCTAGATGTTACTTACACAGCATTCAATCACGATTTAAAACTATTTCACAATGTTGACTTAAGAAGAGCACTTGCTCTTGCTTATAATGTTAAAGAGTTTAATAAGTTATTCTATAATGACACAGCTCTTCCTGCACAATCAGTTGTTCCTCCGGGAATTGCTGGTAATAAGCCTGACTACGTAAACCCTTACAGAAACCGTGACCTTGAAAAAGCCAAAGCACTACTTGCAAAAGCTGGTTACCCAGAAGGTAAAGGTCTGCCTGAAATTACTTATGACTGTCCAAGTTCTTCAACTTCAAGACAGATTGGTGAGCTATTCAAGAAACAAATGGCAGAAATTGGTGTAAACATCAAAGTTGTTCAAAACTCGTGGCCAGAGCTTCAGAAAAAAATCACTGCTCGTCAGGTTATGCTTTATGGAATCGCATGGGGCGCGGACTACCCAGATGCTGAAAACTTCCTACAGCTACTTTACGGACCAAATCGTTCACCAGGTGCTAATGGATCAGGTTACGACAATCCAAAGTTCAATGAACTTTTCGCAAAAGCTTCAATTATGCAAGATTCTCCAGAGAGAACTGCAATTTATGAGCAGCTTAATAAGTTGGCCGCTGAAGAAGTTCCATGGCTTTACGGTGTTCACCGTCAGTCATACCTAATCAAGCATAGCTGGTTAAAGAACTACATCACAACTGACTTCGAAGCTGGTCAAGCTCAATATCTAGATATTGATCTTGAAGCTAAAAAGAATATGCAATCAAAATTATAA
- a CDS encoding LysM peptidoglycan-binding domain-containing protein → MKKYNFTTVLFIALIFQSCSFDTYRLYSDENSVVEGDTLVLTQDDLVFNLGTDSEKNDLLRSDTIYEDIPKRNIIEKETSFKDNRAPASASIDYDLYVVQKFDTTMKIAFYLYKDIRRWKEIRDLNGTVDLHVGQTIKVPRIPENIKYIRPEGEPYLIKKDDTLGKISQYVYEGNSRFWINIWDNNKEIIDDYDLIFPGFTLYYKDFVAVQKEYRTVRKKYDFSNPKRREISSEKK, encoded by the coding sequence GTGAAAAAGTATAATTTTACTACAGTATTGTTTATCGCTCTTATTTTTCAATCTTGTTCATTTGATACTTATAGGCTTTATTCAGATGAAAACTCAGTTGTTGAAGGTGATACTCTCGTTCTAACTCAAGATGACCTTGTCTTCAATCTTGGAACTGATAGTGAGAAAAATGATCTCTTGCGTTCGGATACTATCTACGAAGATATCCCAAAAAGAAATATCATTGAAAAAGAAACCTCATTTAAAGATAATCGTGCACCAGCATCTGCAAGTATAGACTATGATTTATATGTTGTTCAAAAGTTTGATACGACCATGAAAATTGCTTTCTATCTCTACAAAGATATTCGTAGGTGGAAGGAGATTAGGGATCTAAATGGAACAGTCGATCTCCATGTTGGACAAACAATTAAGGTTCCAAGAATTCCTGAAAATATAAAATATATAAGACCTGAAGGAGAGCCATACTTAATTAAGAAGGATGATACTCTTGGGAAAATTTCTCAATATGTATATGAAGGCAATAGTCGATTCTGGATTAATATTTGGGATAATAACAAAGAGATTATTGATGATTATGATCTTATTTTTCCTGGTTTTACTTTATATTACAAAGACTTTGTTGCAGTTCAAAAGGAATATCGTACTGTAAGAAAAAAATATGACTTTTCAAATCCGAAAAGAAGAGAGATCAGTTCTGAAAAAAAATAG
- a CDS encoding ABC transporter permease, whose product MNTWSYILRRLLYTIPIILGVCLIIFAIFNLSGYDPAQLLLGKHASAKQIAEVRHELGLDRPLVEQYIGIVKSAFTFDFGRSWATKQSIIEMIKEGAIPSLTLTLPAFLISTILSILLAIVVSFFRGKAIDRILVIISVSLMSIPSLAYILFFQKFFAYELGWFEISGYEHGFPYFIPYIILPVIIMVVLNLGPDLRYFRTVILDDIYQDYVRTARAKGLSERVVLLKHVLKNSLIPIITYVVIQIPFLILGALLLESFFSIPGLGGLTVKAVFDNDFPVIKAMTILSAMAYIIFTVITDILYTIVDPRVRLK is encoded by the coding sequence GTGAATACTTGGTCATATATTTTAAGAAGATTACTTTATACGATCCCTATCATTCTTGGGGTGTGTTTAATTATTTTCGCAATCTTTAATCTTTCTGGGTATGATCCTGCCCAACTTCTATTAGGTAAGCACGCAAGTGCGAAGCAAATTGCAGAGGTAAGACACGAGCTAGGTTTAGATCGTCCTCTTGTTGAACAATATATTGGTATCGTAAAGTCTGCGTTTACATTCGATTTTGGTCGTTCATGGGCAACTAAGCAGAGTATTATTGAAATGATCAAAGAAGGTGCGATTCCATCACTTACGTTAACACTTCCGGCTTTCTTAATATCGACTATTCTTTCAATCTTATTGGCGATTGTCGTATCGTTCTTTAGGGGGAAAGCAATTGATAGAATATTAGTTATTATAAGTGTTTCTTTAATGAGTATTCCTTCTCTTGCATATATTCTTTTCTTCCAAAAGTTTTTTGCATATGAGCTAGGTTGGTTTGAAATTTCAGGTTACGAACATGGATTCCCTTACTTCATTCCTTACATCATTCTTCCTGTTATTATTATGGTGGTCTTAAATTTAGGTCCAGACCTTCGTTACTTTAGAACAGTTATTCTAGATGATATTTACCAAGACTATGTTCGTACTGCTCGTGCAAAAGGTCTTAGTGAAAGAGTTGTTCTTTTAAAGCACGTTTTAAAAAATTCATTAATCCCAATTATTACATATGTAGTTATTCAAATCCCTTTCCTTATTTTAGGTGCTCTACTTCTTGAGAGTTTCTTCTCAATTCCAGGGCTAGGTGGATTAACTGTAAAAGCTGTATTTGATAATGACTTTCCTGTTATTAAGGCAATGACGATTCTTTCGGCAATGGCCTATATCATCTTCACAGTAATTACGGATATTCTATATACAATCGTTGATCCAAGAGTAAGGTTAAAGTAG
- a CDS encoding polyhydroxyalkanoate synthesis regulator DNA-binding domain-containing protein, translated as MNDVRIIKRYQNRKLYDTHQSCYVTLEEIAQIIREGHEIQVIDNKTKNDITYMTQIQLLFDQEKKSTKPGDVELLKRVIRGEEGTFTGYIRGLEGIEAPVVEEAPAQTFNAFNSAANLNSSVETTTTLN; from the coding sequence ATGAATGATGTAAGAATTATTAAAAGGTACCAAAACAGAAAACTTTATGACACACACCAAAGTTGCTATGTAACACTTGAAGAGATCGCTCAAATCATCAGAGAAGGTCACGAGATTCAAGTTATCGATAACAAGACTAAAAACGACATCACTTACATGACTCAAATTCAACTTCTTTTTGATCAAGAGAAAAAGTCAACTAAGCCAGGTGACGTAGAACTTCTTAAAAGAGTTATCCGTGGTGAAGAAGGTACATTCACTGGATATATTAGAGGTCTAGAAGGTATTGAAGCTCCAGTTGTTGAAGAAGCTCCAGCTCAAACTTTCAACGCTTTCAACAGTGCAGCAAACCTAAACTCTTCTGTTGAAACAACGACTACTTTAAACTAA
- a CDS encoding outer membrane beta-barrel protein: MISKISKSILRPAVILAGLFIFGVQTQAQTVKQLTSSKSAKKNSGAAAAAALLSGQELHIHSVGIGIGQTLLMSDLKDNGEDKITAELFYNYKASYSFDFYANLHYSKHEFEDTYSKTAGLIFGAKGKLFHYDAFQPFLAAGLGFFRPQIKTESYKSDAKTVFGYQLGAGADFDLNRKISVGAMATFNDPFDVDQENRSDVEGYYFKVLLTVFYKF; this comes from the coding sequence ATGATTTCTAAAATTTCAAAATCTATATTAAGGCCTGCAGTTATTTTAGCAGGCCTTTTTATTTTTGGTGTTCAAACACAAGCACAAACAGTTAAACAGCTCACTTCTTCAAAATCAGCGAAGAAAAATTCTGGTGCTGCAGCGGCAGCGGCCCTACTTAGTGGTCAAGAGCTTCACATTCATTCAGTTGGGATCGGAATTGGACAAACACTTCTAATGAGTGATCTAAAAGATAACGGTGAAGATAAAATTACGGCCGAATTATTCTATAACTATAAAGCGTCTTACTCATTTGATTTTTACGCCAACCTACATTATTCAAAGCATGAATTTGAAGACACATATTCAAAAACAGCAGGGCTTATTTTTGGAGCGAAAGGAAAACTATTTCATTACGATGCTTTCCAACCATTCCTTGCAGCAGGTCTTGGTTTTTTTAGACCACAAATTAAGACTGAATCTTATAAGTCAGATGCAAAGACGGTGTTTGGTTATCAACTTGGCGCAGGTGCAGACTTTGATTTAAATAGAAAAATCTCTGTTGGTGCTATGGCCACATTCAACGATCCGTTTGATGTAGATCAAGAGAATCGCTCTGATGTTGAGGGATACTACTTTAAAGTTCTACTTACGGTCTTCTACAAATTCTAA